In Deltaproteobacteria bacterium, the sequence TCCTTATTAGTAAAGGGGGGAGCAAAGGAAAAGATATTTCCAGCCGGAGACCACGCCCCAGGCATTAAGAAAACTCCCCCTTTTTAAAAGGGGGATTGAGGGGGATTTTTTCTTCTGCCTCATATATCAGCCTGAACGCTCCTTATTAGCGATTGGTAAAAGAGCTTTTGGAGAAATTAAATGAGAGAGTACTCTACCGCGGCCTCCAAATAGCTGAGCCTTATTTGACGGCAATATCCGGGCCTAGTCTGGAGACGCCTTAAGCAGTGGTTCAAGATTATACAGCGACCCTGCCTTGCGAGGGGCCGCGGCTCTAACGATATGGTCGAGCCAGGAGAAGAGCGCCGCACGATTGAGGAAGCGGGCCAATGATGATCCTGCTGCGGCTCATGAGCCAGCAGCAGGGTCATCATAAAACCTTGCCATCAAGGCATAGTTTTAGAGAAGCATTTTAGGATCAGGCGCAGTCATGCTTGTCCCAGGGCTCCCTGTCCTGACGGGCAAGGGCCGTCTCCATCCTGGCCAGGCCGTCCTTGAGCTTATTGATCTCCTTGAGTTTGAAGTTCGCATCCTTGAAAGCTTGGTAGAGCACAGCTCCTTCAGTCTGTTCGGGCAAAGGCCAGTCCATGAGATAACAGATGGTGGGGACGATGTCAGGGAGCCAGCAGGTTCGCTTCAGGCGAAATCCCTTTTTAACGCCCGGCCCGGTCATGCTAAACAGGGCCTTGAGGGACCCAACCCCATACTCGGCCGTGGGCAGGATAGAGCCGTGCTGGCTGCCAAACTCCGGCCGGATGGCATAGACCACGTCGCCGATGCCGTCACCATATAACCCCAGGATGCGGGCGTCCCGTTTTGGCAGGGCCAGCGCCACGGGCCGCTGACCGGTGCCCTGGTCCACAAAGGTCAGAAGAGCGTCAATGATCTCCTGCTGCACCTTTTCGTAATCCTCGGGGTCCACGATCCCCTCTGGATCACGGCCTTTGAGGTTGATATAGATATAGCAGGATCGCTGAGGCATGGCCTTTGTCCGGGCCAGGTCGGGCCGCAGGGCGGCCAGCTTGATGGCCTCTGAAAATTTCCCCTGGGCCAGTCCCATGTCGTCCTGAGCCTCCTGCAGAACACTCAGACCGGCCGGGACCAGGGCCTTGTAAGGATCGAAAAGAGGCCCGTCCGGCGTGGCGCCGTGATCCGAAACCAGGATCACCAGGGTGTTCTTGTCCATGGCATCGAGGATGCTCGCCAGCATCCGGTCCTGGGTCTCGTAAATCCCGAGGTGAATCTCCCACGCCTCCTTGCGTTTGGCTTCATCCGGGCATGTGGCCGGGTCCATGTAGGTCATGATGGCGTGATAAACCCAGTCCGTTGGGTGCGAATGCATAAAAAAAATGTCCCACTCGTGATTTTTCATGAGGCTGGTGGCGGCATCTGCAAGCCATCTGGAGTATTGCTCGTTGACCTCCACATAGGTCTGCTTATCAATCCAACCGGCAACGTAAGAACCCATTCCGCCGCCGCGGCCCAGAGTGCCTTCCTCTGAAACGATCTCCTTGGCGATATCCTCGGGCATGCTCCATCCTGACGTCACCCCGAGTCCTGTGATGTACAACCGAAAATCCTCTGCGTCG encodes:
- a CDS encoding alkaline phosphatase family protein, with amino-acid sequence MAKTPKKVAVIGLDCALTHLIEKHIAEGRLPTFKKLFEGGVVAENCLVPFPTITPPNWATIATGAWPGTHSITDFWVHKPGTTPINLNTEEAFSSERCQAEFLWDVADRIGKKCIVLNYPGSWPSKMENGIMIGGSGLTVGNYNDGELALNTKIALCGDQLITTGIYPGAMRGSLEAAEGWTNAPEMGDDPLGLEVSLVFPAAKDKPAPTTWYVLARDTGGSGYDQVTLSPTKDFNDAFCTLGVGEWSPRIVTRIKMEDGSESEVFFRCKLVELSDDAEDFRLYITGLGVTSGWSMPEDIAKEIVSEEGTLGRGGGMGSYVAGWIDKQTYVEVNEQYSRWLADAATSLMKNHEWDIFFMHSHPTDWVYHAIMTYMDPATCPDEAKRKEAWEIHLGIYETQDRMLASILDAMDKNTLVILVSDHGATPDGPLFDPYKALVPAGLSVLQEAQDDMGLAQGKFSEAIKLAALRPDLARTKAMPQRSCYIYINLKGRDPEGIVDPEDYEKVQQEIIDALLTFVDQGTGQRPVALALPKRDARILGLYGDGIGDVVYAIRPEFGSQHGSILPTAEYGVGSLKALFSMTGPGVKKGFRLKRTCWLPDIVPTICYLMDWPLPEQTEGAVLYQAFKDANFKLKEINKLKDGLARMETALARQDREPWDKHDCA